In a single window of the Chondrocystis sp. NIES-4102 genome:
- a CDS encoding two component transcriptional regulator, winged helix family protein — translation MKILLVDDETELSEPLSRILLQEGYQVDLASNGAAGMELALKNQYDLLILDWMLPYHSGLEICREVRSRSLITPVLFLTAKDTVDARVDGLDAGADDYLVKPFELRELLARVRALLRRSGLDNLNSDRLKVADLELDLENQLAYRQGKGINLSEKEIKLLKYFMQHPDRLLTHEEIYDYLWQGEEQPSSNVLAALVRLLRRKIEVDSQTSLIHTVYGRGYRFGVN, via the coding sequence ATGAAAATTCTTTTAGTAGATGATGAAACTGAATTAAGTGAGCCTTTGAGTAGAATTTTGCTACAGGAAGGATATCAAGTAGATCTAGCAAGCAATGGAGCAGCAGGAATGGAGTTAGCTCTGAAAAATCAGTATGATCTGTTAATTTTAGATTGGATGCTACCTTATCATTCAGGATTAGAAATTTGTCGTGAAGTGCGATCGCGTTCCTTGATTACTCCTGTATTATTTTTAACTGCTAAAGATACGGTAGACGCTCGTGTTGATGGTTTGGACGCTGGTGCAGATGATTATTTAGTTAAGCCTTTTGAGTTACGGGAATTATTAGCAAGAGTACGTGCTTTATTACGTCGATCTGGGTTGGATAATCTTAATAGCGACAGGCTCAAAGTTGCAGATTTAGAATTAGATCTGGAAAATCAACTGGCTTATCGTCAAGGAAAAGGGATTAATCTTTCTGAAAAAGAAATTAAACTCTTAAAGTATTTTATGCAGCATCCAGATCGTTTATTAACCCATGAAGAAATATATGATTATTTATGGCAGGGGGAAGAGCAACCCAGTAGTAATGTCTTGGCTGCTTTAGTGCGTTTATTGCGTCGTAAAATTGAGGTGGATTCTCAAACCTCCCTGATTCACACTGTTTACGGTAGAGGGTATCGTTTTGGTGTTAATTAG
- a CDS encoding ABC phosphate transport system ATP-binding protein: MNNKSELANSLLSLPAIHTQGLSLAYGKKTAFKDITMPIEAGKITALVGPSGCGKSSFLACLNRLSDLIPQTKVTGSIRLDGVEILNRPIDAIALRRRVGMIFQKPNPFPFSIWKNLAFPLQEHGIKGRTRLNRLIQTTLQDVGLWNEVKDRLHTSALSLSGGQKQRLCIARTLVLQPEVLLFDEPCSALDPISSGVVEDLIASLRGRYTVVIVTHNLAQARRISDYTGLFWVQSEVGRLVEYGTVEQIFTAPRHELTAAYINGIRG, encoded by the coding sequence TTGAACAACAAATCAGAATTAGCCAATAGTCTACTATCTCTCCCTGCAATTCATACCCAAGGACTGAGTTTAGCTTACGGCAAAAAAACCGCTTTTAAAGATATCACCATGCCCATTGAGGCGGGTAAAATTACTGCTTTAGTAGGGCCTTCTGGGTGTGGCAAAAGTAGTTTTTTGGCTTGTCTCAACCGCTTGAGCGATTTAATTCCCCAGACCAAAGTTACGGGTAGCATTCGCTTAGATGGGGTAGAGATTCTCAATCGCCCCATAGATGCAATCGCCCTGCGTCGCCGAGTGGGTATGATTTTTCAAAAGCCTAATCCTTTTCCCTTCTCTATTTGGAAGAATTTGGCGTTTCCTCTACAAGAACACGGCATTAAAGGGCGCACCAGACTTAATCGCTTAATTCAAACAACCCTGCAAGATGTCGGCTTATGGAACGAAGTAAAAGATCGACTCCATACTTCAGCCCTATCTTTATCTGGCGGACAAAAGCAGCGATTATGTATTGCCCGCACTTTAGTCTTACAACCAGAGGTTTTATTATTTGATGAACCCTGTAGCGCATTAGATCCTATTTCTAGTGGGGTGGTGGAGGATTTAATTGCTAGTCTACGGGGACGTTATACAGTAGTAATTGTTACTCATAATCTCGCACAAGCCAGACGCATCAGCGATTATACTGGTCTATTTTGGGTACAGTCGGAAGTAGGAAGATTGGTTGAATACGGTACTGTAGAACAAATTTTTACTGCACCACGGCACGAATTAACAGCAGCCTATATCAATGGTATTCGGGGATAA
- the pstA gene encoding phosphate ABC transporter, permease protein PstA codes for MSKHWLLLPTLVLWAIALGVTAVFCWILGDILWHGVGQLSWEFLTTVPQNAGREGGIAPILVSTILILVVCLAVSVPMGVGTAVFLAEFTTTDSVFGRLVGRSLDILAGVPSIVFGLFGNAFFSITLGLGFSILSGGLTLACMVLPILIRSTEAGFRAVPSEYRLGAAALGISRTATLWKLLLPAATPGLIVGLVLGIGRAIAETAALIFTSGYVDRMPESLLDSGRSLSVHIFDLSMNVAGGDANAYACALVLLILLLLINGLATGIAQVWLARRILS; via the coding sequence ATGAGTAAGCATTGGCTATTGTTACCTACTTTAGTCTTATGGGCGATCGCTTTAGGAGTAACGGCAGTTTTCTGTTGGATTTTGGGTGATATTTTGTGGCATGGTGTAGGACAGCTATCTTGGGAATTTCTAACCACAGTACCGCAGAATGCAGGACGAGAAGGGGGAATTGCGCCCATTTTGGTATCTACTATTCTAATTTTAGTAGTTTGTCTAGCCGTATCTGTGCCGATGGGTGTGGGTACAGCAGTTTTCTTAGCTGAGTTTACCACCACTGATAGTGTATTTGGGCGTTTGGTGGGTCGCAGTTTAGATATCTTGGCAGGAGTTCCCTCAATCGTTTTTGGCTTGTTTGGTAATGCTTTCTTTTCCATTACCTTGGGTTTAGGTTTTTCAATTTTGTCAGGTGGCTTAACTTTGGCTTGTATGGTTTTACCGATCCTGATTCGTTCTACGGAGGCTGGGTTTCGGGCTGTGCCATCGGAGTATCGCTTAGGGGCAGCAGCTTTGGGAATATCTCGTACCGCCACCTTGTGGAAATTACTTTTACCCGCAGCAACACCTGGGCTAATTGTAGGTTTAGTATTAGGCATTGGTAGGGCGATCGCCGAAACCGCAGCACTGATTTTTACCAGTGGTTATGTAGATCGAATGCCAGAGTCCTTATTAGATTCAGGGCGATCGCTCTCGGTTCATATTTTCGATTTATCCATGAATGTAGCTGGTGGAGATGCTAACGCCTATGCTTGCGCCCTAGTGTTGTTAATTTTATTGTTACTGATCAATGGTTTGGCAACTGGGATAGCCCAGGTTTGGTTAGCGAGGAGGATCTTATCTTGA
- a CDS encoding oxidoreductase, short chain dehydrogenase/reductase family protein, which produces MSEINNKVIIITGASSGLGEATAKRLAKNGAKLMLAARREDRLQKLVAEIEQAGGTAKYQITDVSDRTQVEALAKATQEAYGRIDVLVNNAGLMPLSPLDALKIEEWDKMIDINIKGVLYGVAAVLPTMRGQKSGQIINISSVAGHKVFAGGTVYCATKFAVKAISEGIRQESNGEIRVTNISPGAVNTELTNTISDEKTSAMAEQLYSIAIDADAIARAITFAIEQPGDVDVNEIIIRPTKQEL; this is translated from the coding sequence ATGTCTGAAATTAACAACAAAGTAATTATAATCACAGGTGCAAGTAGTGGTTTAGGCGAAGCCACCGCCAAAAGATTAGCCAAAAATGGAGCTAAACTAATGCTGGCTGCCAGAAGAGAAGATCGCCTACAAAAACTAGTTGCCGAAATCGAGCAAGCTGGAGGTACAGCAAAATACCAAATAACTGATGTTAGCGATCGCACCCAAGTAGAAGCCTTAGCCAAAGCAACCCAGGAGGCTTATGGACGTATAGACGTACTAGTTAACAATGCAGGTTTAATGCCCCTATCTCCCCTAGATGCCCTAAAAATAGAAGAATGGGACAAAATGATAGATATCAATATCAAAGGCGTATTATACGGGGTAGCTGCGGTATTGCCGACCATGCGAGGGCAGAAATCGGGTCAAATTATCAATATTTCCTCAGTAGCAGGACATAAAGTGTTTGCAGGTGGGACTGTTTATTGCGCCACCAAATTTGCTGTAAAAGCCATTTCCGAAGGGATTAGACAAGAATCTAATGGTGAAATACGTGTTACTAATATCTCGCCTGGGGCAGTGAATACAGAATTAACCAATACCATTAGTGACGAAAAAACCAGTGCTATGGCAGAACAATTATACTCAATTGCCATTGATGCCGACGCGATCGCACGGGCTATTACATTTGCGATCGAGCAACCTGGGGATGTGGATGTAAACGAGATTATCATTCGTCCTACTAAGCAAGAATTGTAA
- a CDS encoding stationary-phase survival protein SurE produces the protein MTIILTNDDGIDAPGIRALQKAVLEISEEIIIVAPNKQYSGCGHQVTTHRGIQIEKRSTVEYAIDGTPADCTRLAINQIAPNTKLVLSGINAGGNLGVDVYISGTVAAVREAAMHGIGGVAISHWIKRPLVIDWEVATRWTSRVLRDILSRPMPPNSFWNVNLPHLEPDQPEPKIIVCEASIAPLPVNFQIKDNIYYYQGEYAKRDRTPGTDVDICFSGNIAVTLIKL, from the coding sequence ATGACAATTATCTTAACTAATGACGATGGTATTGATGCTCCTGGAATACGCGCTCTACAAAAGGCTGTATTAGAAATTTCTGAAGAAATAATCATTGTTGCTCCTAATAAACAATATTCTGGTTGTGGACACCAGGTTACAACCCATCGAGGTATCCAAATAGAAAAAAGATCAACGGTCGAATACGCCATAGATGGTACTCCAGCAGACTGTACTCGCCTAGCAATCAATCAAATAGCTCCCAATACCAAACTAGTTTTATCAGGAATTAATGCAGGGGGAAACCTGGGAGTAGATGTATATATATCGGGAACTGTCGCAGCCGTAAGAGAAGCTGCTATGCACGGTATTGGTGGGGTAGCAATTTCTCATTGGATCAAACGTCCCTTAGTTATTGATTGGGAAGTTGCAACTCGTTGGACAAGTAGAGTGTTAAGAGATATATTATCTCGTCCAATGCCTCCTAATAGCTTCTGGAATGTTAATTTACCCCATTTAGAACCCGACCAACCTGAACCGAAGATTATCGTATGTGAGGCTAGTATTGCGCCTTTGCCTGTGAATTTTCAGATAAAAGATAATATATATTATTACCAGGGAGAATATGCCAAACGCGATCGCACTCCTGGAACTGATGTAGATATTTGTTTTAGCGGTAATATTGCAGTCACCTTAATCAAGTTGTAG
- a CDS encoding aldo/keto reductase, which translates to MQYRRFGRTELQMPVFSCGGMRYQYKWQDLPQSQIPKDNQSNLEATIHRAFELGINHIETARGYGSSEMQLGEVLPQLPREKLIFQTKVSPKPNPQEFRRQFQQSLNFCRLDYVDLLGIHGINNEETLHDTIRPGGCLDEAKKLQAAGLVKHIGFSTHGSTEIIIKAIATGEFDYVNLHWYYINQWNWSAIEAAKEQDMGVFIISPADKGGHLYNPPPKLVELCQPLSPMVFNDLFCLGHPQVHTLSIGAARPSDFDEHLKVLPLLEQADQILPPIIERLEEAAIAVLGKDWVDNWQVGLPSYENTPGNVNIPIILWLRNLALAYDMIEYGQARYNLLNNGGHWFPGKKAERISQLNLNPCLVNSPYAKTIPSLLLETDRLLGGGNVRRLSQS; encoded by the coding sequence ATGCAATATCGGCGATTTGGTCGCACAGAATTACAAATGCCTGTCTTTTCCTGTGGAGGCATGAGATATCAATATAAGTGGCAAGATTTACCTCAGTCTCAAATACCTAAAGATAATCAGAGCAATTTAGAGGCTACTATTCATCGTGCTTTTGAGCTTGGAATTAATCATATCGAAACCGCTAGAGGTTATGGTAGCTCTGAGATGCAATTGGGAGAAGTTTTACCCCAGCTACCTAGAGAAAAACTAATCTTTCAAACAAAAGTATCCCCTAAACCTAACCCTCAAGAATTTCGTCGGCAATTCCAACAATCTCTTAACTTTTGTCGTTTAGATTATGTAGATTTATTGGGGATACACGGGATTAATAATGAGGAAACCCTACACGATACTATTCGTCCTGGGGGCTGTCTCGATGAAGCCAAAAAATTACAAGCTGCAGGTCTAGTAAAACATATTGGCTTTTCTACCCACGGATCAACAGAAATTATTATTAAAGCGATCGCCACTGGTGAATTTGACTATGTCAACCTCCATTGGTACTACATTAATCAATGGAATTGGTCAGCGATTGAAGCAGCCAAGGAACAAGACATGGGGGTATTTATCATTTCTCCTGCTGATAAAGGCGGACATCTTTATAATCCACCACCAAAGTTAGTAGAATTATGCCAACCCCTAAGTCCGATGGTGTTTAATGATTTATTTTGCCTTGGACATCCCCAAGTACATACCCTAAGTATAGGTGCAGCCAGACCATCAGATTTCGACGAACATTTAAAAGTTTTACCCCTATTAGAGCAAGCAGACCAAATATTACCGCCTATTATAGAGAGATTAGAAGAAGCAGCGATCGCGGTCTTAGGTAAAGACTGGGTTGATAATTGGCAAGTAGGTTTACCTAGTTATGAAAATACCCCAGGTAACGTTAATATTCCTATAATTTTATGGTTACGCAATTTAGCCCTTGCCTACGACATGATTGAATATGGTCAAGCTAGATATAACCTTTTAAATAATGGTGGTCATTGGTTTCCAGGCAAAAAGGCAGAGCGAATATCACAATTAAATCTTAACCCCTGTCTAGTTAATAGTCCCTATGCTAAAACTATTCCTAGCTTGCTCTTGGAAACAGATCGTTTACTTGGTGGTGGAAATGTTCGCCGTTTATCCCAAAGTTAA
- the ispG gene encoding 4-hydroxy-3-methylbut-2-en-1-yl diphosphate synthase, protein MQTLDNPNLTDTTAFDTTIHRRKTRGVKVGDITIGGGNPVVVQSMINEDTLDIEGSVAAIRRLHEIGCEIVRVTVPSMAHAKALAEIKQKLAETYQAVPLVADVHHNGMKIALEVAKHVDKVRINPGLYVFEKPKSDRTEYTQTEFAEIGDKIRETLEPLVISLRDQGKAMRIGVNHGSLSERMLFTYGDTPEGMVESALEFIKICESLDFYNLVISLKASRVPVMLAAYRLMVQKMDELGMEYPLHLGVTEAGDGEYGRIKSTAGIGTLLALGIGDTIRVSLTESPEKEIPVCYSILQALGLRKTMVEYVACPSCGRTLFNLEEVLHKVREATKHLTGLDIAVMGCIVNGPGEMADADYGYVGKQPGYISLYRGREEIKKVPEDQGVEELINLIKADDRWVDPE, encoded by the coding sequence ATGCAAACTTTAGATAATCCTAATCTTACTGATACAACTGCATTTGACACTACAATCCATCGACGTAAAACTCGTGGGGTAAAAGTAGGCGATATTACTATTGGTGGCGGTAATCCTGTAGTAGTACAGTCGATGATCAATGAAGATACATTAGATATAGAAGGTTCAGTAGCAGCTATCCGTCGTTTACATGAGATTGGTTGTGAGATTGTACGGGTAACAGTTCCAAGTATGGCACACGCTAAGGCTTTAGCCGAAATCAAGCAAAAATTAGCCGAGACTTATCAAGCTGTACCTTTGGTTGCCGATGTGCATCATAATGGGATGAAAATTGCTTTAGAAGTTGCCAAGCACGTAGATAAAGTTAGGATCAATCCAGGGTTGTATGTGTTTGAAAAACCCAAAAGCGATCGCACGGAATATACACAGACGGAATTTGCCGAAATTGGTGATAAAATTCGCGAAACTTTAGAACCTTTGGTTATTTCTCTGCGCGATCAAGGTAAAGCAATGCGGATCGGGGTTAATCACGGGTCTTTATCTGAAAGAATGTTATTTACCTATGGGGATACTCCCGAAGGTATGGTGGAGTCGGCATTAGAATTTATCAAAATTTGTGAATCTTTGGATTTTTATAATCTTGTTATTTCTCTTAAGGCTTCCCGTGTACCTGTAATGCTTGCAGCTTATCGCCTGATGGTGCAAAAAATGGATGAATTGGGTATGGAATATCCTTTGCATTTGGGGGTGACAGAAGCAGGAGACGGTGAATATGGCAGAATTAAATCGACAGCAGGGATCGGTACTCTTTTGGCTTTAGGTATTGGTGATACTATTCGTGTCTCCTTAACTGAATCTCCCGAAAAGGAAATTCCCGTTTGCTATAGTATTTTGCAAGCTTTAGGCTTACGCAAGACAATGGTGGAATATGTCGCCTGTCCTTCCTGTGGTCGGACTTTATTTAACCTAGAGGAAGTTTTGCATAAAGTGCGTGAAGCGACTAAACATCTTACAGGGTTAGATATTGCCGTTATGGGTTGTATTGTTAATGGCCCTGGGGAAATGGCTGATGCTGATTATGGTTATGTAGGTAAACAACCTGGTTATATTTCTCTCTATCGTGGTCGGGAAGAAATTAAAAAAGTTCCTGAAGATCAAGGAGTGGAGGAATTGATTAATTTAATTAAGGCAGATGATCGTTGGGTAGATCCTGAGTAA
- the pstC gene encoding phosphate ABC transporter, permease protein PstC — translation MTLLKSKILSPSQSDNFLLWSLRAFGLTTGIIVILITVFLSLEALPALQQVGWRSFISDRSWHPIEGLYNLMPMLWASLLVTLGAVVLAAPLGIGSAIFCQYYAPVVVAKIYRQLIELLAGIPSVVYGFWGLVVLVPLINQLQAPGTSLLAGIVILTLMILPTIALTAEASFTEVPPEYFQGATALGITPWATIRTVIIPAAKSGLFTGLILGTGRAIGETMAVLMVCGNVVQTPSSLYDPVRTLTANIALEMAYATGNHRSALFVSGLILMLAITLLVAVAEGMSRSNIYE, via the coding sequence ATGACATTGTTAAAGAGCAAGATTTTGTCCCCATCACAAAGTGATAACTTTCTCCTGTGGAGTTTACGCGCCTTTGGTTTAACTACAGGTATCATCGTTATCCTGATCACCGTATTTTTATCACTCGAAGCCTTACCAGCCTTGCAACAGGTAGGTTGGAGAAGTTTTATTAGCGATCGCTCGTGGCATCCTATCGAAGGCTTGTATAACCTGATGCCGATGCTATGGGCAAGTCTTTTAGTAACCCTGGGTGCGGTGGTGTTGGCTGCACCTTTAGGAATTGGTTCGGCAATATTCTGTCAATATTATGCCCCTGTTGTAGTTGCCAAAATATATCGGCAGTTAATCGAACTACTGGCGGGTATTCCTTCGGTGGTTTATGGCTTTTGGGGTTTAGTCGTCCTTGTACCACTGATTAATCAACTTCAAGCACCAGGAACTAGCTTGTTAGCAGGAATTGTCATTTTAACCCTCATGATTCTACCCACGATTGCTTTAACCGCAGAAGCTAGTTTTACCGAAGTTCCCCCAGAATATTTTCAGGGTGCAACAGCTTTAGGTATTACTCCTTGGGCAACCATTCGCACCGTAATTATCCCTGCTGCCAAATCTGGTTTATTCACTGGTTTAATTTTAGGCACGGGACGGGCAATTGGGGAGACTATGGCAGTATTAATGGTTTGTGGCAACGTCGTACAAACACCCAGCAGCTTATACGATCCCGTTCGTACCCTGACTGCTAATATTGCTTTAGAAATGGCTTACGCTACGGGGAATCATCGTTCCGCACTATTTGTCAGTGGTTTGATCTTGATGCTGGCGATCACTCTACTGGTTGCTGTTGCCGAAGGTATGAGTAGGAGCAATATTTATGAGTAA
- a CDS encoding putative phosphate ABC transporter, phosphate-binding protein yields the protein MAIALTVNLGLPACTQSSTTSEQLQGKLVLTGSSTVAPLATEIGKKFETEHPDVRVDVQTGGSSRGIADARNGVANIGMVSRSLKEEEKDLQSFEIARDGIGVILHKDNPVKSLSDQQIVEIYTGKIDNWQQVGGKNAPITVVNKAEGRSTLELFLDYFKLENSQVKASVVIGDNQQGIKTVAGNPNAIGYVSIGTAEFSVNNDVPIKLLPLDKIAASTENIENQTYPLSRPLNLVTKTQPQGLDKEFIQFAQSPQVHDIVKEQDFVPITK from the coding sequence ATGGCGATCGCTCTTACTGTTAATTTGGGCTTACCAGCTTGTACTCAATCTTCTACCACCTCCGAGCAATTGCAGGGAAAATTAGTTTTAACTGGTTCAAGTACGGTAGCACCCTTAGCAACAGAAATTGGGAAAAAATTTGAAACAGAACATCCCGATGTGCGAGTAGATGTACAAACAGGGGGTTCATCGCGGGGTATTGCAGATGCTCGTAATGGGGTGGCAAATATCGGTATGGTGTCTCGTAGTCTCAAAGAAGAAGAAAAAGACCTACAAAGTTTTGAGATCGCTCGTGATGGTATTGGGGTAATTTTACACAAAGATAATCCTGTTAAATCCCTCTCGGATCAACAAATCGTTGAGATATACACAGGTAAAATTGACAATTGGCAACAGGTTGGGGGCAAAAATGCGCCGATTACAGTGGTTAATAAAGCGGAGGGACGTTCTACCCTAGAATTATTTTTAGATTATTTTAAATTAGAAAACAGCCAGGTTAAAGCATCGGTGGTTATAGGGGACAATCAACAGGGAATTAAAACAGTAGCGGGTAATCCCAACGCTATAGGTTATGTCTCCATTGGTACGGCAGAATTTAGTGTCAATAACGACGTTCCCATCAAATTATTACCCCTCGATAAAATCGCTGCTAGTACAGAAAATATCGAAAATCAAACCTATCCCCTTTCCCGTCCCCTAAATTTGGTAACGAAAACCCAACCCCAAGGATTAGATAAGGAATTTATCCAATTTGCCCAATCACCTCAAGTGCATGACATTGTTAAAGAGCAAGATTTTGTCCCCATCACAAAGTGA
- a CDS encoding NADH:flavin oxidoreductase/NADH oxidase: MIAQTTVPHLLTPLKLKDLTLKNRVVMAPLTRGRAGAQAIPNALMAEYYAQRAGAGLIIAEATAISQQGYGWVNAPGIYTQEQTAAWKQVVEAVHAQGSLIFLQLWHTGRASHSSFQIDNQLPVAPSAIKIENLEAHTPNGKQPYETPRPLETEEIAQVVADYRRAAANAKEAGFDGVEIHSANGYLIDEFLQTKTNHRSDRYGGSLENRYRFLKEIIESILTVWDVSRVGVRLSPNGVFNDMGSPDYRETFTYVAQQLNNYDLAYLHLLDGLAFGFHEQGEPMTLAEFRKVYDGVLMGNCGYDRSSAEKAIARGDADLIAFGRPYISNPDLVARFANNWQLNPDADMSIWYSSGSEGYTDFATYQEA; encoded by the coding sequence ATGATCGCCCAAACAACAGTACCCCATCTACTTACCCCCTTAAAACTCAAAGATTTAACCCTCAAAAACCGTGTAGTAATGGCCCCTTTAACTCGCGGACGGGCTGGGGCGCAAGCAATTCCCAATGCCTTGATGGCAGAATACTATGCTCAACGTGCAGGTGCAGGTTTAATTATTGCCGAAGCCACCGCCATATCTCAACAAGGATACGGGTGGGTAAATGCACCAGGAATATATACACAAGAACAAACAGCAGCCTGGAAACAAGTAGTTGAGGCAGTACACGCCCAGGGATCATTAATATTTTTGCAGTTGTGGCATACAGGTAGAGCCTCCCATAGTAGTTTTCAGATAGATAACCAGTTACCAGTAGCACCTTCTGCTATTAAAATTGAAAATCTCGAAGCTCATACCCCCAATGGTAAGCAGCCTTACGAAACGCCAAGACCCTTAGAAACAGAAGAAATCGCCCAAGTTGTGGCAGATTATCGTCGTGCAGCAGCCAATGCGAAAGAAGCAGGTTTTGACGGGGTAGAAATACATAGTGCCAATGGATATTTAATTGACGAATTCCTACAAACAAAAACCAATCATCGTAGCGATCGCTATGGTGGAAGTTTAGAAAATCGCTATCGTTTCCTTAAAGAGATTATCGAATCGATTCTGACAGTCTGGGATGTATCTAGAGTAGGGGTTAGACTTTCACCCAATGGCGTTTTTAATGATATGGGATCGCCAGATTATCGTGAAACCTTTACCTATGTTGCTCAACAGTTAAATAACTACGATTTGGCATATCTCCATCTATTAGACGGTCTAGCCTTTGGTTTCCACGAACAAGGAGAACCCATGACCCTAGCTGAATTTAGAAAAGTGTATGATGGGGTTTTGATGGGTAATTGTGGTTATGATCGCTCCTCAGCAGAAAAGGCGATCGCACGAGGAGATGCGGATTTAATTGCCTTCGGTAGACCCTATATTAGTAATCCTGATTTAGTTGCTCGTTTTGCTAATAATTGGCAACTCAACCCCGATGCAGATATGAGTATTTGGTATTCTTCTGGGTCTGAGGGTTATACTGATTTTGCGACCTATCAGGAAGCTTAA
- the ycf39 gene encoding hypothetical protein: protein MLNLNLTLPKLNKIYIRIVSSSVLAAIGLSNGWIPEILIKPSQLRVANQSLNIGKVYQPVVSFAVYAYSQEFTPEETVNYAKAGYEVEILRRQVYQEIKNTINQTPPDIVCDQQVTLNNLQTNVREIAQRYCTQSQQIVQRNNLTVDRFNQLKTYYDRRDAFYKQVQNVLIKLQN, encoded by the coding sequence ATGTTAAATCTTAATTTGACTTTACCTAAGTTAAATAAAATATATATTCGGATTGTAAGTAGTAGCGTTTTAGCAGCGATAGGCTTAAGCAATGGCTGGATACCTGAAATATTAATTAAACCTTCTCAATTAAGAGTAGCAAACCAATCGTTAAATATTGGAAAAGTATATCAACCAGTAGTTTCTTTTGCAGTTTATGCTTATAGTCAAGAATTTACTCCAGAAGAAACCGTCAATTATGCCAAAGCAGGTTATGAAGTAGAAATACTTAGGAGACAAGTTTATCAAGAAATTAAAAATACAATCAATCAAACACCACCAGATATAGTTTGTGATCAACAAGTCACTTTAAATAATTTACAAACTAATGTGCGTGAAATTGCTCAACGTTATTGCACTCAGTCGCAGCAAATTGTACAAAGAAATAATTTAACTGTTGATCGTTTTAATCAGTTAAAAACCTATTATGATCGCCGAGATGCTTTTTATAAGCAAGTACAAAATGTTTTAATAAAACTACAAAACTAG
- a CDS encoding ArsR family transcriptional regulator: MKDINASCADKLKALADSTRLSVLQILMQEPKHVVEINAVLGLEQSLLSHHLKVLREAGLVEATRDGKAVLYQFVSTTRQKNIGRAIDLGCCLLSFEE; this comes from the coding sequence ATGAAAGATATCAACGCAAGCTGTGCAGACAAACTAAAAGCTTTAGCAGATTCCACCCGTTTATCTGTGCTGCAAATTTTGATGCAAGAACCTAAGCACGTTGTAGAAATTAATGCTGTTTTGGGACTAGAGCAGAGTTTATTATCCCATCACTTAAAAGTCTTAAGGGAAGCAGGGTTAGTAGAGGCTACCAGGGATGGTAAGGCGGTACTCTATCAATTTGTATCGACGACTAGACAGAAGAATATTGGTCGAGCGATCGATCTGGGTTGTTGTCTGCTGTCTTTTGAAGAATAA
- a CDS encoding virulence-associated protein VapC homolog: MYILDTDHLSLIQRNGQEGRRILARLATIREVEVAVTVITFEEQLRGRLNVIATKSLDEQIFAYQGLQQLGMDYRSILVIPFTRMAALEYQRLPKSYPRLGSMDLKIAAISLAKGAILLTRNTSDFSQIEELTIEDWSIR; the protein is encoded by the coding sequence ATGTATATTCTCGATACTGATCATCTCAGCTTGATTCAACGTAATGGACAAGAAGGAAGGAGAATTTTAGCGAGATTAGCAACTATTAGAGAAGTCGAGGTTGCTGTAACTGTTATTACCTTTGAAGAACAACTTAGAGGTAGGCTTAATGTTATAGCCACCAAAAGTTTAGATGAACAAATTTTTGCCTATCAAGGGTTACAACAACTTGGAATGGACTATCGTTCAATCTTAGTTATTCCTTTTACCCGTATGGCTGCATTAGAATATCAACGCTTGCCTAAGTCTTATCCTCGTTTAGGTAGTATGGATCTCAAAATTGCAGCAATTTCTCTAGCTAAGGGCGCAATCTTACTTACCCGTAACACCTCAGACTTTAGTCAAATTGAAGAATTGACAATAGAGGATTGGTCAATCAGATAA